The nucleotide window CATGGGGCTGGTTACCTACCTGCCCCGGGCGCTGCCGCTGCTCGTGCTCTCCCGCCGGCGCCTCCCGGAAGGGCTCGTCGCGTGGCTCGGCCTCATCCCCGCGGCGCTGCTGGCGGCCCTCGTCGTCCCGTCGCTGCTCGCCTCCCCCGAGCCCCGGGCCCTGGATCTGGCCCGCCGGGAGCTGTGGGTGGCGCTGCCGACTCTCGCGGTGGCGTGGAAGACCCGTTCTCTGGGAGGGACCGTCGTGGCGGGAATGCTGCTGTACTGGCTGGCGGGTGTGTTGGGGTGAGGTGCGCCGCGGGTTCGAGCTGAACGCTGACGGCTGACCGCTAGTCCACCCCCAGGAAGGGGTAGCGGCGCAGCTCTTCCCGGGTCCAGAGGGAGAGGCCCGCCCGGCCGCCCACGGTCTCCACCGCCACCACCGCGTCGGGGTCGTCGAAGGTGATGCGGCCGGGGCG belongs to Thermodesulfobacteriota bacterium and includes:
- a CDS encoding AzlD domain-containing protein, with protein sequence MSPAWSTGEYLLLLGGMGLVTYLPRALPLLVLSRRRLPEGLVAWLGLIPAALLAALVVPSLLASPEPRALDLARRELWVALPTLAVAWKTRSLGGTVVAGMLLYWLAGVLG